From one Leifsonia soli genomic stretch:
- a CDS encoding cytochrome c oxidase subunit 3, giving the protein MGYVTSTSISPSASAPAINRPNVVAVGTIVWLGSEVMFFAGLFAIYFTLRSTSPDLWAAETQHLNVPYALTNTIILVLSSVTCQFGVFAAERMQPRRAGGILQFWRWGMVEWFTLTYLMGAIFVSGQVLEYATLVSEGISLSSNAYGSAFYLTTGFHALHVTGGLIAFLLVIGRAFAVKIFGHKEATSAIVVSYYWHFVDVVWIGLFAVIYIIR; this is encoded by the coding sequence ATGGGTTACGTGACGAGCACCTCCATTTCTCCCTCAGCGAGTGCGCCGGCGATCAACCGGCCCAATGTCGTGGCCGTCGGCACGATCGTGTGGCTCGGCTCGGAGGTGATGTTCTTCGCGGGGCTCTTCGCGATCTACTTCACCCTCCGGTCCACGTCCCCCGATCTCTGGGCCGCCGAGACGCAGCACCTCAACGTGCCGTACGCGCTGACGAACACGATCATCCTGGTCCTGAGTTCGGTCACCTGCCAGTTCGGGGTGTTCGCGGCCGAGCGCATGCAGCCGCGCCGCGCAGGCGGCATCCTGCAGTTCTGGCGCTGGGGCATGGTCGAGTGGTTCACGCTGACCTACCTCATGGGCGCGATCTTCGTCTCCGGCCAGGTGCTGGAGTACGCGACCCTCGTCTCCGAGGGCATCTCCCTCAGCTCCAACGCCTACGGATCGGCGTTCTACCTGACAACGGGCTTCCACGCCCTCCACGTCACGGGCGGCCTCATCGCGTTCCTGCTCGTGATCGGCCGCGCGTTCGCGGTCAAGATCTTCGGCCACAAGGAGGCGACGAGCGCCATCGTCGTCTCGTACTACTGGCACTTCGTCGACGTCGTGTGGATCGGACTGTTCGCGGTCATCTACATCATCCGATAG